Below is a window of bacterium DNA.
GCAGCTTAGTCTTGAGCGGCGGACAAAAGATTCTGGATGCCATGGGCCTCCTGGCCAAACCGGATCTCAGCAATACTGCGATTATCGGCTTCAGCCTTTTTAATATGATTGGCACGATCCTCAGCCTGATTGGCATCGTGCTCTCCAAGCGGCTGACCATTCGCTTCAGCAAGAAAAGCGTCTTTATGACCGGTTTGCTACTGACGGTCCTTTTCACAGCCCTATTCTTCGTGCTATCGCCAACCGCAATCGGCGCCACTTTCGTCCTGAATATTCTCAAATCCCTTGCCTACAGCTTCACCATCCCGCTGCTCTGGGCGATGATGGCCGATGTGGCGGACTATTCCGAATGGAAGACGGCCCGTCGATCGACGGGATTCATCTTTGCCGGTATTGTATTCGCTTTGAAGGCTGGTTTGGGATTTGGCGGAGCCATCTGCGGCTGGCTGCTCTCCCTTTATGGTTATGTGCCCAACGCCGCCCAGAACAGTCATGCCCTATTCGGCATCAAGATGACCGCGAGTATTTACCCGGCGATCACTTTTGCCATCGGCGCCGTCGCGCTCTCCTTCTACAGCATCAGCAAAAAGCTGAGCCTGCAGATTCAGGATGAGCTGGTGGAACGGCGTAAAAGCTATCAATACTAAAGCTATCAGTACTAATATACTGCGCTCAGCGAGAGCCACTTCCTTGGTGCCATGCTTTTTGCTTGACAATTGCGGCGATTTTATGTAATATTGAATTGATTCAATTTTTCATTGAATCAATCTTCTCAGCAAAATCAATCGATTTGGTTTAACCGTTTACTTGAGAAGATTAGGATGATATCTCGCCGTCCAAAAGCGCTCTCCAAGGATGGTCTTTCACCCCGGATGACGGGGTCCATCATTGGAGATGCGCTTTTCTTAATAATCCCCCGCCCTCTCTGTAACATGCTCTGTTCGCAGCTCGAAGACAATCACCGGGCAGACCGCGATCCCGGGTCCTTACATCCTGGTGCGGAATCTGCCACCTCACCCTCGAAGAAGGAAGGAAGCGCCTATGAAACATGGTATGGTTCCCAAGGGCAAGGCTCAATCCGCCCTGCCATCGCGCGGCTGTAGGCCTCTTCTTGCGGCAGCCACTCTATTCCTATTGATACCCGGCCTGCTCCTGGCGGGGACCGGCGTTATCAAAGGCAAGGTTTTTGACAAGGACACCAAGGAGGGGCTGCCCTCTGCCAACATCATCATCAAGGGTACCCGGATCGGAACCACCGCGGACCTGAACGGCAACTTTTCGATCCCTAACGCGCCGAGCGGCGAATTGACCCTGACGGTCAGCTATATCGGTTATGGCTCGGTGAGCGTGCCCCTGACAGTCAAGGAAGATGTTGTCACCAAGCGCGATTTTGCCCTCAAGGCCGAGGCCATCAAAGGCAAGGAGTATATCATCACCGCGCAGGCCATGGGCCAGGTTCAGGCTATCAACCAGCAGTTGGCGGAGACGAGGATCTCCAGTGTCGTCTCGGAGGCCAAGATCCAGGAACTGCCCGATTTCAACGCCGCCGCCGCCATAAGCAGGCTGCCCGGCGTTTCCAGCCTCGAAAGCTCGGGAGAGGCCAACAAGATTGTCATCCGCGGCCTGGCGCCCCAGTTCAATATGGTCTCCGTTGAAGGAGTCAAGCTGGCATCGACCGGCAGCTCCCAGATCGGCGTATCCGCACTGGGCAACACCTCCGGTTCCATCAACAATGATCGCAGTGTTGACCTCTCGATGGTCTCCCCCTATATGATCAAATCGATCTCGGTCTACAAGGCGCTGACCCCGGACCTCGACGCTAATGCGATCGGCGGAACCGTGAATATGGAACTGCGCGAGGCCCCCGCCGAACTTCACTACGATCTGCTCTGGCAGCAGGGTTACACGGCCAAGACCAAGAACAGCGCTAATTACCGCGGCGTGGCCTCGATCAGCCGGCGTTTCTTCAACGAAAAACTCGGCGTCTATGCGCTGGCCAATGTTGAGCAGTACGACCGCGACGCCGACAACATGAATGCCAACTATTACACAACGAGCACGAAGCTCAACGCCTCAGGGGTCTATCGACCGGTCAAGGTCAGGAATGTCCAGCTGCTGCGGCATATCGAAACCCGGCAGCGGTTCGGCGGCAACCTCATCCTCGATTACAAACTGCCCTTCGGTTCGATCAAATCGGTGAACATGTTTACCCGCCTGAGCTCAGATTATCAGGACAACACCACCATCCTCAACTATTTCGATAAACAGCTGAACTTCCAATACCGCGAGGGCGTCAACAATACCGACCTGACCGTGAATTCGTTGGAATGGAAGAACGATTTCCAGTGGGTGCAATTCGGCCTCAAACTCGCCAGTACCACGTCGAAAAACAATCTACCCAAATCCCCGTTTGTCACGCTCAAAACCGGCCAGGTGACCACCGGTCCGGTCACCGATGATACCATCCCCGACAGCCTGAAAAAACTGTGGGCGTATCCTGGCGCCAACCAGGTTTATCTCGACGATATCAGCCTTTTCAGCTCCATCTACAAGGAAAGCAACAAGACGGTCACACCGTTTATCAATTTTCCGTTCCGTCTTGGCTCCTCATTCACCGGCTTTCTCAAACTTGGCGGTGTCTACCGGTATCAAAAGAACAGCAACGACCAGAAGACCCCTTACGCCAGCATCCGTTCGAGCGGCGCCTTTCAGACGGCAATGGTCAACGCACTGTCGAACCGGTTCCACATCGCGGTCGATCCCGCAACGGCCAAATTTGCAGCATCGAACTTCACTGGCAGTTCGACTCTCACCCGTTCCTTCCTCGATGATCAGTTCGGCCAGATCTACTGGGCTTGTGACCCCTCCCTTCTGATCGGCATGGCCAATTATCTGACCGCTGCACCCGAGTGGCGCGGCAAAGCCACTGGCGGTGCGGATCAGACCGGCGGCTGGTACAATGGCATGTTTCAGACCCTGGCCAATAGCTACGATTACTCTGAAGATTATTACGCCTCCTATGTCATGTCCGAGATCAATTTCAGGAGCTTAATGGTAACCGGTGGCGTCCGCTATGAGGATTCGGAATCCAAATTCACTGCGTACAATATGTTCGACATGCGTAATCCGGATTCGCAAAATTGCGACACCGTGATTGCCCGACCGAAGAGTGATTTCTGGCTGCCGATGGTTCAGGCCAAATTCACGCCGCTGCGCTGGATGGATCTCCGTTATGCCTATACCCAGACCCTAGCCCGCCCGGATTATCATCAAATGTCGCCGAAAATAACCTATGACAGTCCCAGGATGAACATCCGCGCCGGCAATCCCGATCTCAAGCCCGCACAGGCCTATAACCACGATGTAACCTTGACCTTCCATGGCAACAAGCTGGGTCTCTTCTCCGTGGGAGGTTTCCACAAAAAAATCGATGGTTTCACCTATTACACCACCTATACCCTGCACAAGACCTCCCCCTCGAAGGAAATCAAAACGATCAATGATTTTGATATTATGGGGACCAAACCGGCGGATGGGGCAACCCTTTATACCTACATCAACAGCTCCCATCCCGCCTATGTCAAGGGGTTGGAGGTCGACTTTCAGACCCGTCTCTGGTATCTGCCCTGGCGGTTGAACGGTATCGTGCTTGGTATCAACTATACCAAGATCAAATCCGAAGCGGTTTACCCCCTGCGCGACAACGTGACCAACTACACCACCCGGCCACCGGTGACCACGACCTACGACAGCACCCGCGCCGGCCGTCTGATCTACCAGCCGAACGATCTGGTGAACGCCTACGTTGGCTACGACTTTAAGGGCTTCTCGGCACGCGTCTCCTTCCTCTTCCAGGGCAATTCCGTCAGCTATATCGGCGCTTTCCCGGAGCAGGATGGCTATACCCGGGATTACTTCCGGGTTGACGCTTCCGTCCGTCAGACCCTGCCGATCCGCGGCATGGAAATTTTCCTCGATCTTAATAATCTTAACGACGAGCAGAACGCTTCCGCACAACGATCCATCGACGGCTTCACCAACGTCAAAAACTATGGCATGACCGCCAACGTCGGCATCCGGTTCCGGTAATTCGCAGCGGGAGACTGCGCCGGGGCCTTTCCCGGCAATCCAGCCTCCCACTCATCCACACGACGCTCCCCGGCCGGCCCTGCCAAGCGCCGGGGAGTGTGACCAGATTAGCGATAATTCACCCGCGTCATAACTCATTTCTTTGAGGAGGAGCGCATCATGAAACGGTTGGTAATTTGTTTGATCTGTGTG
It encodes the following:
- a CDS encoding carboxypeptidase-like regulatory domain-containing protein — translated: MKHGMVPKGKAQSALPSRGCRPLLAAATLFLLIPGLLLAGTGVIKGKVFDKDTKEGLPSANIIIKGTRIGTTADLNGNFSIPNAPSGELTLTVSYIGYGSVSVPLTVKEDVVTKRDFALKAEAIKGKEYIITAQAMGQVQAINQQLAETRISSVVSEAKIQELPDFNAAAAISRLPGVSSLESSGEANKIVIRGLAPQFNMVSVEGVKLASTGSSQIGVSALGNTSGSINNDRSVDLSMVSPYMIKSISVYKALTPDLDANAIGGTVNMELREAPAELHYDLLWQQGYTAKTKNSANYRGVASISRRFFNEKLGVYALANVEQYDRDADNMNANYYTTSTKLNASGVYRPVKVRNVQLLRHIETRQRFGGNLILDYKLPFGSIKSVNMFTRLSSDYQDNTTILNYFDKQLNFQYREGVNNTDLTVNSLEWKNDFQWVQFGLKLASTTSKNNLPKSPFVTLKTGQVTTGPVTDDTIPDSLKKLWAYPGANQVYLDDISLFSSIYKESNKTVTPFINFPFRLGSSFTGFLKLGGVYRYQKNSNDQKTPYASIRSSGAFQTAMVNALSNRFHIAVDPATAKFAASNFTGSSTLTRSFLDDQFGQIYWACDPSLLIGMANYLTAAPEWRGKATGGADQTGGWYNGMFQTLANSYDYSEDYYASYVMSEINFRSLMVTGGVRYEDSESKFTAYNMFDMRNPDSQNCDTVIARPKSDFWLPMVQAKFTPLRWMDLRYAYTQTLARPDYHQMSPKITYDSPRMNIRAGNPDLKPAQAYNHDVTLTFHGNKLGLFSVGGFHKKIDGFTYYTTYTLHKTSPSKEIKTINDFDIMGTKPADGATLYTYINSSHPAYVKGLEVDFQTRLWYLPWRLNGIVLGINYTKIKSEAVYPLRDNVTNYTTRPPVTTTYDSTRAGRLIYQPNDLVNAYVGYDFKGFSARVSFLFQGNSVSYIGAFPEQDGYTRDYFRVDASVRQTLPIRGMEIFLDLNNLNDEQNASAQRSIDGFTNVKNYGMTANVGIRFR